In Roseibium sp. Sym1, the genomic window GTCGTCGTGTTCGGCGTCGTGATCATCATCGGCCTTGCCAACCGTGGCATCAACTCAGGCGACAATGTCGCCGGAGACGAAGGCGGCGCGCCGGCGAGTGGCTTTGCGGATCAGCTCAAAGCCGGCATCAGCAACGGCGTCATTGATCCTCCCAGTCAGCTTATTGCAGCGGTTCAACCAGACCCGGTCAGAGCCGCGGTCCCCGAGACAGTTCAAGTTCAGAGGCCATTCGGGAACCCGTTTCAACCGGAACCAGGCAACCCCGACGAGACCATTCCCCCTCAGCAATCCGAACCGGATTGGCGTGCTCAACTGGACCAGCGGTTTGAGGAACAACAACTGCAGGAGATGCATCGGCAACGGATGAAGCGGCTTCAATCAATCGATGCCGCCCATGACAGCCCCACCACCGTGAATCTGAGCGACCTGCAAGGCCAGGGGGAGGGGGTTCAAACCACCCAGGGCAATCAAACGGGTAACGGCACCTTTACGCGAGGTCCAACGTCTCCTGATCTCCTGTCAGCTGCCCTGCAGGCGGCTCAAGGCGGGACTGCCAATGCCGATCCCAACGGGCAATACGGCAAACAAGCCTTTTTCAACCAGGACATTTCCGAAGCTGGATATCTAGCGAACCGCGTGGTTCCTCAGCAGTCGCCCTATGAATTGAAGCGTGGATCCG contains:
- the trbI gene encoding IncP-type conjugal transfer protein TrbI, whose translation is MNNSDSNVHLAGGDIRPDDAPKIRRLNKLPIFLFVGLVVVFGVVIIIGLANRGINSGDNVAGDEGGAPASGFADQLKAGISNGVIDPPSQLIAAVQPDPVRAAVPETVQVQRPFGNPFQPEPGNPDETIPPQQSEPDWRAQLDQRFEEQQLQEMHRQRMKRLQSIDAAHDSPTTVNLSDLQGQGEGVQTTQGNQTGNGTFTRGPTSPDLLSAALQAAQGGTANADPNGQYGKQAFFNQDISEAGYLANRVVPQQSPYELKRGSVIPATLITGINSDLPGRITGQVRQNVYDSATGHMLLIPQGTKLFGRYDSDVSFGQNRVLVVWTDIVFPNGATLQIGSMGGVDGEGYGGFKDKVNNHYFRTFGSAALLAVIGTGIDMAVPESSTLATQDTASDAARRNFAEVFGRVVERTINKNLDVQPTLQIRPGHNFNILVDQDIIFPGKYG